The stretch of DNA TGGTTTGGTATATATCAGCTGGAATCGGGGTGTTAATGTTAAGCAGCGCGCTCGGCTATTTTCAAGCTTATTTTAAAACGGCTTACTACGTAACGACAGAGGAACCTCGCCAGGTGGTGGTAGGAAAGTATAATGGCGACTTTATTGTGGCGCCAGTTGATTTGAAAAAAGGGGTAATCAAACGGCAGTATGGCATCTTGAAAATGGAGTCAAAGGACGGAAAGCCTATTCTAGAAAGTATGCACACCGGAAAGCTAAAAGTAGAGGAACCGAGGATAAAATAAATCCCGGCTGGATGACCAGCGTTTAACTTTACTTCTTTTTCCTCTCATTTCTTGCGCATGTTACTTCAAGCACTCCCCTTCACTTTCGTCAGATTTTCTCACAAACAACTGTTTCTTTTCTATGCAAAATATCCTATAATCAAGTTAGTTCCTATTCTTTTTGACAGGGAGAATGCATATGGATACGAACCAGCCAATTCTTGAAGAATTATCATTCCAAATTAAAAAACTGCGCCATCTAATGATTCTCGCTGCTGCTATTTATGGATTCGGAAGTGAGGAAGTGTTAGGTTACAGCCAGGAATTAGATAAATTAATTATTGAGTATCAGCTTCAAACGAGCTGACTATTTATAGAGCCGGAAAAATTTCTGGCTTTTTTGCGTGTTTACCCAACATAAACTTATCTTTTTTCTCCTTTCCCTACAGCATCTCCGAATATTTCCGGGCGTTCAACAAACTCTATATAGAGGAGGTGACAATATGGAAAAGCAAGAGCAGGAGAAAAAAACGGGACAGAAAGATGAATCCATTAAAGCTATGGATCAGGGGTTTAACTTAATTGTTCAAGCGGTTAACAACGTGACAGGCATAGATAAAAGCAATGATGGAAAAAAGAATAAAGAAGGGTAAAGCGAGCGCCTTTTATGGCGTTTACCCCTTTTTTCTCCAAGCTTCAAATAAAAAAGCCACCTATAAAGGTGACTTTTGCCTTACTGAATAAAACCGAGTGGAATTTTTGGTTCTTTAGGGTTCGGCCGGGGCATGGCCATCAGCAAAAAGTTAAGCTGCGTTACGTGCTGAATCAACTGCACTTCCAGTCCACTCTCTGTAACGCCGTCAAATATGATTAAACTCGGATCACAATAACCTAATGCCCTGACTTGAAAAGTAACCGACTGCCCGGACGGAATCAGTTTCACACCCACCCCCTGGGTGCCATCCAGTTTGTTGTCAAAATCTTCAGCTCTCTTTTTTAAATGCTTATACACTTCACTTGCCAGGTTTTTTTGTCCCGGTGCACTCATCGGTAGAGGCAGCTCATTGCAAATATCACTGTCGTTCATTGATTGAAATGAATCTGGCTTTTGTTCCACTTTATCATCTCCTTCTTCGAGCCGGGTAGTTCTGCTTTACATCCCGTTTTATTATCTCCTTTTTCGTGAAATTATTACCCGAGTCCTCAGAAGCGTTCTTCCCTTTTAAACTGCTCGATATGAAAAAGCCTGCCGATTCAGTCGGATCAGTCGCCGTTGTGCAGAACAAAGGCCGCCTTATCTTGTAATAAGCAGCCCTGTGTTGCTTCCTCCAAAGCCGTGTGTCGTCACCGCAACCGAGGAAACCGGCT from Domibacillus sp. DTU_2020_1001157_1_SI_ALB_TIR_016 encodes:
- a CDS encoding aspartyl-phosphate phosphatase Spo0E family protein, which gives rise to MDTNQPILEELSFQIKKLRHLMILAAAIYGFGSEEVLGYSQELDKLIIEYQLQTS
- a CDS encoding DUF6173 family protein, whose amino-acid sequence is MEQKPDSFQSMNDSDICNELPLPMSAPGQKNLASEVYKHLKKRAEDFDNKLDGTQGVGVKLIPSGQSVTFQVRALGYCDPSLIIFDGVTESGLEVQLIQHVTQLNFLLMAMPRPNPKEPKIPLGFIQ